A single genomic interval of Bacteroidota bacterium harbors:
- the folK gene encoding 2-amino-4-hydroxy-6-hydroxymethyldihydropteridine diphosphokinase, producing MSKTNLYCILSGGNIGDVIGNINFAKSELSKLAFNRKVLESSLYKTKAWGKTDQADFYNKLFVFKSVLPPRFVMKELLNIEIKKGRLRKEKWGARTLDLDILYCGSMVMQNSSLILPHPEIQNRRFCLVPLIELLPNFIHPVFKLSNKQMLELCKDNGFVEKA from the coding sequence ATGTCAAAAACCAATTTGTATTGTATTCTTTCCGGTGGTAACATAGGAGATGTTATTGGCAATATAAATTTTGCAAAATCTGAATTATCAAAACTTGCTTTCAATCGCAAAGTGTTAGAGTCCTCACTATACAAGACTAAGGCTTGGGGTAAGACAGACCAAGCGGATTTTTATAATAAATTATTTGTTTTTAAATCGGTTTTGCCACCGAGGTTTGTGATGAAAGAATTGCTCAATATTGAAATAAAAAAAGGCAGGTTGCGCAAAGAAAAATGGGGGGCGAGAACATTAGATTTAGACATTCTTTATTGTGGCTCAATGGTGATGCAAAATTCTAGTTTGATATTGCCACATCCGGAAATTCAGAACAGAAGATTCTGTCTTGTGCCTTTAATTGAGTTATTACCCAATTTTATTCATCCTGTTTTCAAGTTGAGCAATAAACAGATGTTAGAACTTTGTAAAGATAACGGATTTGTTGAA